One Solea senegalensis isolate Sse05_10M linkage group LG3, IFAPA_SoseM_1, whole genome shotgun sequence genomic window carries:
- the LOC122766636 gene encoding extracellular calcium-sensing receptor-like gives MPPCSGQESLLEQNSAYMNTSSPRVAYNVYKAAYAIAHSLHNLLLCQPGRGPFQNNSCAQSNNIHPWQLQHYLQEVNFQIAGEMVNFDAKGDSAPYYDIISWQRGPQGNIEFVNVGLFDGTKAVGEELLIQKDGIMWAGHQSEVPVSVCSASCLPGFRKAVRRGEPICCFDCVPCDSGKINNQTNSVDCTICPEDFWSNNDRTACISKKVEYLTFDSLGIALTVMSVVGACFTLAVCGVFFCHRHTAIVRVNNSELSFFILFALTLCFLCSLLFIGKPTYWSCMLRHTAFSITFSLCISCILGKTLVVLAAFTATRPGHNIMKWLGPKQQRTIISSCTLVQVLICAAWLFDVPPFPSRNTQYEHSKIILECSVGSSLAFWCVLGYIGLQACLCFVLAFLARKLPGNFNEAKFITFSMLIFCAVWLAFIPAYISSPGNYADAVESFAILASSFGLLFCLFAPKTYIILLKPEKNTKQHLMGKEKK, from the exons ATGCCACCCTGCTCAGGGCAGGAGTCTCTTCTGGAACAGAactcagcctacatgaatacatccagccctAGAGTTGCCTATAATGTATATAAGGCTGCATATGCCattgctcattccctgcacaacctccttCTATGTCAGCCGGGGAGGGGGCCTTTCCAGAACAactcatgtgctcagagcaacaacatacacccttggcag CTGCAACActacctccaggaagtgaactttcagATTGCTGGTGAGATGGTGAACTTTGATGCCAAGGGCGACTCTGCaccctattatgatattatcaGCTGGCAGAGAGGCCCACaaggaaacattgaatttgtcaatgtgggtttgtttgatggcaccaaggctgttggagaggagctgttgatccagaAGGACGggataatgtgggcaggacatcagagtgag GTGCCAGTATCTGTTtgcagtgccagttgtcttccaggcttccggaaggctgtccgtcgtggggagcctatctgctgctttgactgtgtgCCATGTGACAGTGGCAAAATTAACAATCAAACAA ACTCAGTAGATTGTACaatttgtcctgaggacttctggtcaaacaacgacagaacagcctgcatctccaagaaagtggagtacttgaccttcgattcattgggaatagccctaacagtgatgtctgtggtgggcgcctgcttcactctggctgtctgtggagtcttcttctgtcacagacacacagccatcgtccgtgtgaataactctgagctcagtttcttcatactgtttgcactgactttgtgtttcctgtgttctctgcttttcattggaaagccaacatattggtcctgcatgctgcgccacactgcctttagcatcacattttcactgtgtatttcatGCATTctggggaagaccctggtggtactggctgcattcactgccaccaggccagggcacaacatcatgaagtggctggggcctaagcagcagaggaccatcatctccagctgcactctggttcaggtgcttatctgtgctgcctggctcTTTGATGTCcccccgtttccatccagaaatacacaatatgaacattcaaagatcatactggagtgtagtgtgggctCTAGCCTGGCATTCTGGTGCgttcttggatatattggtctccaggcctgtctgtgctttgtattggcttttctggCCCGAAAGTTGCCCGGaaacttcaacgaggccaagttcatcactttcagcatgctgatcttctgtgctgtgtggctagcattcatccctgcttatatcagctcccctggaaattatgcagatgcagttgagtcatttgccatcttggcctccagctttggcttattgttctgcctgtttgctccaaagacttacattattttactgaagcctgaaaagaatacaaaacagcatctgatggggaaagaaaagaaatga
- the LOC122766181 gene encoding extracellular calcium-sensing receptor-like → MVTYFCLCQSSQKCILLSVTQHSVFTRISYSSSCACLSDRQKYPTFFRVIPSDDYQVKAIARLLVQFNWTWVGLLRGDNDYGRFAAKGLLRELQETKVCVAYQEMIPLLYTRQGGLRIMKVMRSSTAKVVVVFAGEGAMTPFLRDYMTQNSTGIQWVGSEALVTASVFSGREYYPYLGGTIGFGIRKGHISRLGDFLQTVNPKRYPDNVLVHELWESLYGCSPFPSSVTQMPPCSGQDTLLEQHSAYMNTSSPRIAYNVYKAVYAIAHSLHNLLLCQPGKGPFQNNSCAQSNDIHPWQLQHYLQEVNFQIAGEMVDFDAKGDSVPYYDIINWQRGPQGNIEFVSVGLFDGTKDVGEELLIQEDGIMWAGHQSEVPVSVCSASCLPGFRKAVRRGEPICCFDCVPCDSGKISNQTNSVDCTICPEDFWSNNDRTACISKKVEYLTFDSLGIALTVMSVVGACFTLAVCGVFFCHRHTAIVRVNNSELSFFILFALTLCFLCSLLFIGKPTYWSCMLRHTAFSITFSLCISCILGKTLVVLAAFTATRPGHNIMKWLGPKQQRTIISSCTLVQVIICAAWLIDVPPFPSRNTQYEHSKIILECSVGSSLAFWCVLGYIGLQACLCFVLAFLARKLPGNFNEAKFITFSMLIFCAVWLAFIPAYISSPGNYADAVESFAILASSFGLLFCLFAPKSYIILLKPEKNTKQHLMGKEKK, encoded by the exons ATGGTAACATACTTTTGTTTAtgtcaatcatcacaaaaatgtattCTTCTCTCAGTAACACAGCACTCTGTTTTTACACGGATCAGCTACTcttcttcatgtgcatgtttgtcagacagacaaaaatatccaacattcttcagagtaattcctagtgatgactaccag GTGAAAGCCATTGCACGGCTGCTGGTGCAGtttaactggacttgggtggggctgctgcgaggAGACAATGATTATGGCCGTTTTGCTGCTAAAGGTTTACTGAGAGAATTACAGgaaaccaaagtatgtgtagcgTACCAAGAAATGATTCCTCTGCTCTACACTCGCCAGGGGGGACTTAGGATAatgaag GTGATGCGTAGCTCTACTGCAAAAGTGGTGGTGGTATTTGCAGGTGAGGGGGCGATGACACCTTTCTTGAGAGactacatgactcagaacaGCACTGGAATCCAGTGGGTGGGGAGTGAAGCCTTGGTCACAGCATCAGTCTTTTCAGGGAGAGAGTATTACCCTTATTTGGGAGGAACCATTGGGTTTGGCATCAGAAAAGGTCATATCTCCAGATtgggtgacttcctgcagacagtaaaccctaagagatatcctgacaatgtcctggtgcatgagctgtgggagtctctgtatggtTGCAGTCCTTTTCCATCATCTGTTACCCAGATGCCGCCCTGCTCAGGGCAGGACACTCTGCTGGAACAGcactcagcctacatgaatacatccagccctAGAATCGCCTATAATGTATATAAGGCTGTATATGCCattgctcattccctgcacaacctccttctctgtcagccagggaaggggcctttccagaacaattcatgtgctcagagcaatgacatacacccttggcag ctgcaacattacctccaggaagtgaactttcagATTGCTGGTGAGATGGTGGACTTTGATGCCAAGGGCGactctgtaccctattatgatattatcaactggcagagaggcccacaaggaaacattgaatttgtcagtgtgggtttgtttgatggaaccaaggatgttggagaggagctgttgatccaggaggacggaataatgtgggcaggacatcagagtgag gtgccagtgtctgtgtgcagtgccagttgtcttccaggcttccggaaggctgtccgtcgtggggagcctatctgctgctttgactgtgtaccatgtgacagtggCAAAATTAGCAATCAGACAA ACTCAGTAGATTGTACAATATgtcctgaggacttctggtcaaacaacgacagaacagcctgcatctccaagaaagtggagtacttgaccttcgattcattgggaatagccctgacagtgatgtctgtggtgggcgcctgcttcactctggctgtctgtggagtcttcttctgtcacagacacacagccatcgtccgtgtgaataactccgagctcagtttcttcatactgtttgcactgactctgtgtttcttgtgttctctgcttttcattggaaagccaacatattggtcctgcatgctgcgccacactgcctttagcatcacattttcactgtgtatttcatgcatcctggggaagaccctggtggtactggctgcattcactgccaccaggccagggcacaacatcatgaagtggctggggcctaagcagcagaggaccatcatctccagctgcactctggttcaggtgattatctgtgctgcctggctcattgatgTTCCAccgtttccatccagaaatacacaatatgaacattcaaagatcatattggagtgtagtgtgggctCTAGCCTGGCATTCTGGTGCgttcttggatatattggtctgcaggcctgtctgtgctttgtattggcttttctggCCCGAAAGCTGCCGGGGaacttcaacgaggccaagttcatcacattcagcatgctgatattctgtgctgtgtggctagcattcatccctgcttatatcagctcccctggaaattatgcagatgcagttgagtcatttgccatcttggcTTCCAGCTTTGGCTTATTGTTCTGTCTATTTGctccaaagagttacattattttactgaagcctgaaaagaatacaaaacagcacctgatggggaaagaaaagaaatga